One part of the Arabidopsis thaliana chromosome 1 sequence genome encodes these proteins:
- the pde194 gene encoding formyltransferase (pigment defective 194 (pde194); FUNCTIONS IN: hydroxymethyl-, formyl- and related transferase activity, formyltetrahydrofolate deformylase activity, catalytic activity; INVOLVED IN: purine ribonucleotide biosynthetic process, biosynthetic process; EXPRESSED IN: 21 plant structures; EXPRESSED DURING: 13 growth stages; CONTAINS InterPro DOMAIN/s: Formyl transferase, C-terminal (InterPro:IPR005793), Methionine tRNA Formyltransferase-like (InterPro:IPR015518), Formyl transferase, C-terminal-like (InterPro:IPR011034), Formyl transferase, N-terminal (InterPro:IPR002376); Has 18100 Blast hits to 18093 proteins in 2820 species: Archae - 107; Bacteria - 12760; Metazoa - 410; Fungi - 163; Plants - 151; Viruses - 3; Other Eukaryotes - 4506 (source: NCBI BLink).) encodes MILRRFICYNASSTVSSIAPSPKKKPLIFLGSPQVSVSVLEALFNASNAPNSSFEVAGIVTQPPSRRDRGKKVLPSPVAQYALDKGLPSDLIFSPEKAGDEAFLSALRELQPELCITAAYGNILPTKFLKIPVHGTVNIHPSLLPLYRGAAPVQRALQDGVPETGVSLAFTVRKLDAGPVIASKRFQVDDLIKAPELLSFLFSEGSNLLIRELPSIFDGSAKSKAAPQDDSKATLAPKIAPDEAWLSFDQEAFVLHNKVRAFAGWPGTRAKVVVLDEKSGQQNVLELKIMSTRVCKDLEIQDSEQDYVTFKKGSLIFPCRGGTALEVLEVQLPGKKAINAAAFWNGLRGQKLKKL; translated from the exons ATGATACTACGTCGTTTCATCTGCTACAACGCTTCTTCAACTGTTTCATCTATAGCTCCATCACCGAAGAAGAAGCCTCTCATCTTCTTAGGCTCTCCTCAG GTCTCCGTGAGTGTGCTTGAAGCTCTTTTCAATGCATCTAATGCTCCAAACTCTTCCTTCGAG GTTGCAGGTATTGTTACACAGCCTCCATCAAGGAGAGATAGGGGTAAAAAAGTGTTGCCTTCACCAGTAGCGCAATACGCTCTTGATAAAGGCTTACCTTCTGATCTCATTTTCTCCCCTGAGAAGGCAGGAGAT GAAGCATTTTTATCGGCTTTAAGAGAGTTGCAACCTGAGCTTTGTATTACAGCAGCTTATGGGAATATTTTGCCTACTAAGTTCCTTAAGATTCCGGTACATG gGACAGTGAACATACACCCAAGTTTGCTGCCGCTGTACCGTGGTGCAGCTCCAGTTCAAAGAGCATTACAG GATGGTGTCCCGGAAACAGGAGTATCATTAGCATTTACTGTGCGTAAGTTAGATGCAGGGCCAGTGATTGCCTCTAAGAGGTTCCAAGTGGATGATCTAATAAAG GCACCAGAACTACTCTCGTTCCTATTTTCTGAAG GTTCTAATCTTCTTATCCGTGAACTTCCCTCGATATTTGATGGGTCCGCAAAATCAAAAGCAGCTCCCCAAGATGATTCTAAAGCTACCTTAGCTCCAAAG ATAGCTCCAGATGAGGCTTGGCTCTCTTTTGACCAGGAAGCTTTTGTTCTACATAACAAG GTTCGTGCATTTGCAGGATGGCCGGGAACACGAGCAAAAGTTGTAGTCCTTGATGAGAAAAGCGGTCAGCAAAATGTGCTAGAGCTTAAAATTATGTCCACTCGAGTATGCAAAGATCTGGAAATTCAGGATAGTGAACAAGATTATGTAACTTTCAAGAAAGGTTCACTAATATTTCCCTGCAGAGGAGGTACAGCTTTAGAG GTACTGGAAGTCCAGCTTCCTGGTAAGAAAGCCATCAACGCAGCTGCTTTTTGGAATGGCTTGAGAGGTcaaaagctgaagaagctATGA
- the pde194 gene encoding formyltransferase: MILRRFICYNASSTVSSIAPSPKKKPLIFLGSPQVSVSVLEALFNASNAPNSSFEVAGIVTQPPSRRDRGKKVLPSPVAQYALDKGLPSDLIFSPEKAGDEAFLSALRELQPELCITAAYGNILPTKFLKIPVHGTVNIHPSLLPLYRGAAPVQRALQDGVPETGVSLAFTVRKLDAGPVIASKRFQVDDLIKAPELLSFLFSEGSNLLIRELPSIFDGSAKSKAAPQDDSKATLAPKIAPDEAWLSFDQEAFVLHNKVRAFAGWPGTRAKVVVLDEKSGQQNVLELKIMSTRVCKDLEIQDSEQDYVTFKKGSLIFPCRGGTALEVK; encoded by the exons ATGATACTACGTCGTTTCATCTGCTACAACGCTTCTTCAACTGTTTCATCTATAGCTCCATCACCGAAGAAGAAGCCTCTCATCTTCTTAGGCTCTCCTCAG GTCTCCGTGAGTGTGCTTGAAGCTCTTTTCAATGCATCTAATGCTCCAAACTCTTCCTTCGAG GTTGCAGGTATTGTTACACAGCCTCCATCAAGGAGAGATAGGGGTAAAAAAGTGTTGCCTTCACCAGTAGCGCAATACGCTCTTGATAAAGGCTTACCTTCTGATCTCATTTTCTCCCCTGAGAAGGCAGGAGAT GAAGCATTTTTATCGGCTTTAAGAGAGTTGCAACCTGAGCTTTGTATTACAGCAGCTTATGGGAATATTTTGCCTACTAAGTTCCTTAAGATTCCGGTACATG gGACAGTGAACATACACCCAAGTTTGCTGCCGCTGTACCGTGGTGCAGCTCCAGTTCAAAGAGCATTACAG GATGGTGTCCCGGAAACAGGAGTATCATTAGCATTTACTGTGCGTAAGTTAGATGCAGGGCCAGTGATTGCCTCTAAGAGGTTCCAAGTGGATGATCTAATAAAG GCACCAGAACTACTCTCGTTCCTATTTTCTGAAG GTTCTAATCTTCTTATCCGTGAACTTCCCTCGATATTTGATGGGTCCGCAAAATCAAAAGCAGCTCCCCAAGATGATTCTAAAGCTACCTTAGCTCCAAAG ATAGCTCCAGATGAGGCTTGGCTCTCTTTTGACCAGGAAGCTTTTGTTCTACATAACAAG GTTCGTGCATTTGCAGGATGGCCGGGAACACGAGCAAAAGTTGTAGTCCTTGATGAGAAAAGCGGTCAGCAAAATGTGCTAGAGCTTAAAATTATGTCCACTCGAGTATGCAAAGATCTGGAAATTCAGGATAGTGAACAAGATTATGTAACTTTCAAGAAAGGTTCACTAATATTTCCCTGCAGAGGAGGTACAGCTTTAGAGGTAAAGTGA
- a CDS encoding Arginyl-tRNA synthetase, class Ic (Arginyl-tRNA synthetase, class Ic; FUNCTIONS IN: aminoacyl-tRNA ligase activity, nucleotide binding, arginine-tRNA ligase activity, ATP binding; INVOLVED IN: arginyl-tRNA aminoacylation, translation, tRNA aminoacylation for protein translation; LOCATED IN: cytoplasm; EXPRESSED IN: 23 plant structures; EXPRESSED DURING: 13 growth stages; CONTAINS InterPro DOMAIN/s: Aminoacyl-tRNA synthetase, class I, conserved site (InterPro:IPR001412), DALR anticodon binding (InterPro:IPR008909), Rossmann-like alpha/beta/alpha sandwich fold (InterPro:IPR014729), Arginyl-tRNA synthetase, class Ic, core (InterPro:IPR015945), Arginyl tRNA synthetase, class Ic, N-terminal (InterPro:IPR005148), Aminoacyl-tRNA synthetase, class 1a, anticodon-binding (InterPro:IPR009080), Arginyl-tRNA synthetase, class Ic (InterPro:IPR001278); BEST Arabidopsis thaliana protein match is: Arginyl-tRNA synthetase, class Ic (TAIR:AT4G26300.1); Has 9450 Blast hits to 9344 proteins in 2861 species: Archae - 249; Bacteria - 5610; Metazoa - 270; Fungi - 189; Plants - 83; Viruses - 3; Other Eukaryotes - 3046 (source: NCBI BLink).) codes for MATIVASKEFTGNPRRQLAKLFDVSLKLTVPDEPNVEPLIEPGKFGDYQCNNAMGLWSLIKGKGTQFRGPPAVGQALIQSLPTSEMVESCSIAGPGFVNVVLSSKWMAKSIENMLVDGIDTWAPTLSVKRAVVDFSSPNIAKEMHVGHLRSTIIGDTLARMLEYSKVEVLRRNHVGDWGTQFGMLIEFLFEKFPDTESVTETAIGDLQVFYRESKLKFDLNPEFKEKAQQAVVRLQGGDPVYRQAWAKICEISRNEFAKVYKRLRIELEEKGESFYNPYIANVIEELSSKGLVEESKGARVIFIEGFKIPLIVVKSDGGFNYASTDLTALWYRLNEEKAEWIIYVTDVGQQQHFDMFFKAARKAGWLPDDDKTYPRVSHVGFGLVLGDDNKRFRTRAAEVVRLADLLDEAKDRSKAALIERGKDKEWSPEELDQIAEAVGYGALKYADLKTNRITGYTFSFDQMLNDKGDTAVYLLYAHARICSIIRKSGKDIDELKKTGKIALDHAAERALGLHLLQFAETVEEACTTLLPNVLCKYLYYLSEEFTKFYSNCQVNGSAEETSRLLLCEATAIVMRKCFHLLGITPVYKL; via the exons ATGGCAACCATTGTAGCT AGTAAAGAATTCACCGGAAATCCAAGACGCCAACTCGCTAAGCTCTTCGATGTGTCGCTTAAGTTAACGGTTCCTGATGAACCTAATGTTGAGCCCTTGATCGAGCCTGGCAAATTTGGAGATTACCAATG TAACAATGCAATGGGACTATGGTCTCTAATTAAAGGAAAGGGTACGCAGTTCCGTGGTCCTCCCGCTGTTGGACAG GCTCTTATTCAGAGTCTCCCTACTTCTGAGATGGTGGAATCATGCTCTATAGCTGGTCCTGGATTTGTTAATGTTGTACTATCATCTAAGTGGATGGCTAAG AGTATTGAAAATATGCTTGTTGATGGGATTGATACATGGGCACCTACTCTTTCGGTTAAGAGAGCTGTAGTTGATTTTTCCTCTCCCAACATTGCTAAAGAAATGCATGTTGGTCATCTTAGATCAACTATCATTGGTGACACTCTAGCTCGCATGCTCGAGTACTCAAAGGTTGAAGTTCTTCGCAGAAACCATGTTGGTGACTGGGGAACACAG TTTGGGATGCTAATTGAGTTTCTCTTTGAGAAATTTCCTGATACAGAGAGTGTGACCGAGACAGCTATTGGAGATCTTCAG GTGTTTTACAGagaatcaaaattgaaatttgatttgaatccTGAGTTTAAGGAAAAAGCACAACAGGCTGTGGTCCGTCTTCAg GGTGGAGATCCTGTTTACCGCCAGGCATGGGCTAAGATTTGCGAAATCAGCCGAAACGAGTTTGCCAAGGTTTACAAACGCCTTCGAATCGAGCTTGAAGAAAAG GGAGAAAGCTTTTACAACCCTTATATCGCTAACGTAATTGAGGAATTGAGCAGCAAGGGGTTAGTTGAAGAAAGTAAAGGTGCTCGTGTGATATTCATTGAAGGCTTTAAAATCCCACTCATTGTTGTAAAGAGTGATGGTGGTTTTAACTATGCCTCAACTGATCTAACTGCTCTTTG GTATCGGCTTAATGAAGAGAAAGCTGAGTGGATTATATATGTGACCGACGTTGGCCAGCAGCAGCATTTTGATATGTTCTTCAAA GCTGCCAGAAAAGCAGGATGGCTTCCAGACGATGATAAAACTTACCCTAGAGTTAGCCATGTTGGTTTTGGTCTTGTCCTTGGAGATGATAACAAGCGATTTAGAACTCGGGCAGCAGAGGTAGTCCGCCTAGCTGATTTGCTAGATGAGGCCAAGGATCGCAGTAAAGCTGCCCTTATTGAGCGCG GTAAGGACAAAGAATGGTCACCCGAGGAGCTGGACCAAATAGCTGAGGCAGTTGGATATGGTGCCCTGAA GTATGCTGACCTGAAGACCAACAGAATTACGGGTTATACTTTTAGCTTTGATCAAATGCTTAATGACAAG GGAGATACAGCCGTTTACCTTCTCTACGCCCATGCTCGGATCTGCTCAATCATCAGAAAGTCTGGAAAAGACATAGATGAGCTAAAAAAG ACAGGAAAGATAGCGTTGGATCATGCAGCCGAACGGGCACTAGGGCTTCACCTGCTTCAGTTTGCTGAG ACGGTGGAGGAAGCGTGCACCACATTGTTACCGAATGTGCTTTGCAAGTACCTTTACTACTTATCCGAAGAGTTCACCAAATTTTACTCCAATTGTCAG GTGAATGGTTCGGCCGAGGAGACGAGCCGTCTCTTACTTTGCGAAGCAACGGCTATAGTCATGCGGAAATGCTTCCACCTTCTTGGAATCACCCCTGTTTACAAGCTTTGA